One Hevea brasiliensis isolate MT/VB/25A 57/8 chromosome 5, ASM3005281v1, whole genome shotgun sequence genomic region harbors:
- the LOC110667709 gene encoding uncharacterized protein LOC110667709, translating to MEGRRISASPRPCSGRRILAKKRPCTNGFVNTVKKLQRREISSKRDRAFSMSNAQERFRNMRLMEEYDTHDPKGHCSVVLPFLMKRTKVIEIVAARDIVFALAHSGVCAAFSRETNQRICFLNVSPDEVIRSLFYNKNNDSLITVSVYASDNFSSLKCRSTRIEYIRRGKPDAGFALFESESLKWPGFVEFDDVNGKVLTYSAQDSVYKVFDLKNYTMLYSISDKHVQEIKISPGIMLLIFNRASSHVPLKILSIEDGTVLKAFNHLLHRNKKVDFIEQFNEKLLVKQENENLQILDVRNAELMEVSRTEFMTPSAFIFLYENQLFLTFRNRTVAVWNFRGELVTSFEDHLLWHPDCNTNNIYITSDQDLIISYCKAESEDQWMEGNAGSINVSNILTGKCLAKINAGNGNPKGDECSGSRSKQSHSPIRSTVAEALEDITALFYDEERNEIYTGNRHGLVHVWSN from the exons ATGGAAGGGAGGAGAATATCGGCGAGTCCAAGGCCGTGCTCCGGAAGGAGGATATTAGCTAAGAAGAGGCCTTGCACAAATGGATTTGTCAACACTGTTAAGAAGTTGCAGAGACGCGAGATTTCGTCTAAGCGAGATCGTGCTTTCAGTATGAGCAATGCCCAGGAGAGGTTTCGCAATATGCGTTTGATG GAAGAGTATGATACTCATGATCCCAAGGGCCATTGTTCGGTAGTGCTGCCCTTTTTGATGAAGAGAACAAAAGTCATTGAGATTGTAGCTGCACGTGATATTGTCTTTGCTCTTGCACATTCTGGTGTTTGTGCAGCTTTTAGTAGAG AGACAAATCAGAGGATATGTTTTTTGAATGTTAGTCCTGATGAAGTCATTCGAAGCTTGTTCTATAATAAGAACAATGATTCACTCATCACAGTTTCAGTTTATGCTTCAGACAACTTTAGCTCCTTAAAGTGCAGATCAACTAGAATCGA gTATATAAGGAGGGGCAAGCCAGATGCTGGTTTTGCTCTTTTTGAGTCTGAGTCCTTGAAGTGGCCGGGGTTTGTAGAGTTTGATGATGTTAATGGAAAGGTCCTAACCTACTCTGCCCAAGACAG TGTTTACAAGGTTTTTGACCTTAAAAACTATACAATGCTGTACTCTATATCAGACAAACATGTGCAAGAAATCAAAATCAg TCCAGGAATAATGTTGTTGATATTCAATAGAGCAAGTAGCCATGTTCCTCTTAAAATTTTATCGATAGAAGATGGCACAGTTCTAAAAGCCTTCAACCATCTGCTTCATCGAAATAAGAAGGTGGACTTCATTGAACAATTTAATGAAAAGCTCCTTGTTAAGCAGGAAAATGAGAATCTTCAGATCCTTGAT GTTCGAAATGCAGAGCTAATGGAAGTTAGCAGGACTGAGTTCATGACTCCCTCAGCATTTATCTTTCTTTATGAGAACCAGCTGTTCCTAACTTTCAGAAATAGAACTGTTGCTGTTTGGAATTTTCGTGGGGAGCTTGTAACTTCATTTGAGGATCACTTGTTATGGCATCCTGACTGTAATACAAATAACATATACATAACAAGCGATCAGGATCTTATTATTTCTTACTGCAAAGCTGAATCTGAAGATCAGTGGATGGAAGGAAACG CTGGTTCTATCAATGTCAGCAATATCTTGACAGGAAAGTGCTTAGCCAAAATAAATGCTGGCAATGGCAATCCCAAAGGTGATGAGTGCAGTGGCAGTAGGTCAAAGCAGAGTCACTCTCCTATAAGAAGTACAGTTGCAGAGGCTTTGGAAGACATAACTGCACTTTTCTATGATGAAGAGCGGAATGAGATCTACACTGGTaataggcatggattggttcatGTGTGGTCTAACTGA
- the LOC110667645 gene encoding uncharacterized protein LOC110667645: MTETGDQRLPNPGRRCCIIVGGSILFFFFILFLIILIPALNSTVFKVKEPKVQLISDSLVGVSPRISFPVINTELNITQNLTLRVHNPNHASFKHGPGKSLLLYQGNQVGEADLYPGFVPSRGTVTIPCRLTVEVDESASNQKSLISDILAGQLEVETHTTIPGRINFLGIFKKHAVATSACRFTIAFPAMKIQNQKCKSKSKLRE, from the coding sequence ATGACAGAAACTGGCGATCAGCGACTCCCTAACCCAGGGAGGCGTTGCTGCATCATCGTTGGTGGGTcgattctcttcttctttttcatcctATTCCTAATCATTCTCATCCCAGCATTGAATTCGACAGTGTTCAAGGTTAAAGAACCTAAGGTCCAACTTATCTCAGATTCCCTCGTTGGCGTCTCCCCTCGTATCTCTTTCCCAGTTATCAATACTGAACTGAATATCACCCAAAACCTCACGCTTCGCGTCCACAACCCAAATCACGCCAGCTTCAAGCATGGTCCTGGAAAGAGTTTGCTTCTATACCAAGGCAACCAGGTGGGAGAAGCCGATCTGTACCCTGGTTTTGTACCCTCCAGGGGGACAGTAACGATTCCTTGCAGGCTTACAGTAGAGGTGGATGAGTCAGCATCAAATCAGAAAAGCTTGATTAGTGACATATTGGCCGGACAGCTTGAAGTGGAAACACACACAACGATTCCAGGTCGGATTAATTTCCTGGGGATATTCAAGAAGCATGCCGTTGCTACTTCTGCATGCAGGTTTACTATTGCTTTTCCTGCCATGAAGATTCAAAACCAGAAGTGCAAGAGCAAGAGCAAGTTACGAGAGTAA
- the LOC110667655 gene encoding probable calcium-binding protein CML43 encodes MEAQASPPFSEKPKPSLSRKSSSCSSFRLRSPSLNSLRLRRIFDLFDKNGDGMITVQDLSQALSLLGLDADFSELESTIRSHIRPGNDGLLFEDFVSLHQSLDETFFTYDEENTEDGQDAMTQEESDLSEAFKVFDEDGDGYISAHELQVVLNKLGMPEAKEIDRVQQMICSVDRNHDGRVDFFEFKDMMRSVIVRSS; translated from the coding sequence ATGGAAGCACAAGCATCACCACCGTTCTCTGAAAAACCCAAGCCCTCCCTCTCCAGGAAATCTTCATCCTGCTCCTCCTTCCGCCTACGTAGCCCTAGCCTCAATTCCCTCCGTCTCCGCCGCATCTTTGACCTCTTCGACAAGAATGGCGATGGAATGATCACAGTCCAGGACCTTAGCCAAGCGCTCAGCCTTCTTGGCCTCGATGCTGACTTCTCCGAACTTGAATCTACCATCAGATCTCACATTAGGCCTGGCAATGATGGCCTTTTGTTTGAAGATTTTGTATCACTTCACCAATCGCTGGATGAAACCTTCTTTACCTACGACGAGGAGAATACGGAGGATGGACAGGATGCAATGACGCAGGAAGAATCTGATCTGTCGGAGGCTTTCAAGGTGTTTGATGAAGACGGCGATGGCTACATTTCTGCACATGAACTTCAAGTAGTGTTGAATAAACTTGGAATGCCCGAAGCTAAGGAGATCGACAGAGTTCAACAGATGATCTGCTCTGTTGATCGTAATCACGATGGCCGTGTCGATTTCTTCGAATTTAAGGACATGATGAGAAGCGTTATCGTTCGCAGCTCTTAA
- the LOC110667644 gene encoding uncharacterized protein LOC110667644 has product MQKAEETALNPSKVAKETRDAEAQTLPKPKSKHRRRNICLGVTAAVIVVFVLVVVILAFTVFKAKDPSTTIDSITLDGLRFSLDPSRMGVNLNMTLDVDLTITNPNKVGFKYKNGSALMYYKNELFGEVPIAAGKISSDDTKPMNVTVTVMADRLLNNPQLYTDVSSGVLIMNAVIKISGKVLIFNIFKVSADTTTTCDVSVFLSNSTIGELDCKYKAKL; this is encoded by the coding sequence ATGCAGAAGGCGGAGGAAACCGCTTTAAATCCATCAAAGGTAGCAAAAGAGACGAGAGATGCCGAAGCTCAAACTCTACCTAAACCCAAGAGCAAACACAGGCGTAGAAACATTTGTCTTGGGGTAACAGCGGCCGTCATCGTCGTTTTCGTTCTAGTGGTGGTGATCTTAGCTTTTACAGTGTTCAAAGCCAAAGATCCTTCCACCACCATCGACTCAATCACTTTAGATGGCCTGCGTTTCTCCTTAGACCCTTCCAGGATGGGCGTCAATCTGAATATGACCTTGGACGTGGATCTCACCATCACCAACCCAAACAAGGTGGGCTTCAAGTACAAAAACGGTTCTGCTTTGATGTATTACAAAAACGAACTTTTTGGGGAAGTTCCAATTGCAGCCGGCAAGATTAGCTCCGACGATACCAAGCCCATGAATGTAACCGTCACGGTGATGGCGGATCGCTTGCTCAACAATCCCCAGCTCTATACAGATGTTTCGTCGGGGGTCTTGATTATGAACGCAGTGATCAAGATTTCTGGTAAAGTtttgatttttaatatatttaaagtgaGCGCGGACACCACTACAACCTGCGACGTCAGTGTCTTTCTTTCCAATTCCACGATTGGAGAACTGGACTGCAAGTATAAGGCGAAGCTGTAG